The following proteins come from a genomic window of Bradyrhizobium paxllaeri:
- a CDS encoding NAD(P)/FAD-dependent oxidoreductase: MDKVDCVVIGAGVVGLAIARRLAQAGREVIVLEAAEGIGTITSSRNSEVIHAGIYYRAGSLMAQMCVNGKHALYQYCHDHGIPHRNCGKLIVATTPKETEKLQSIRAHAQANGVDDMQLLTGKAARELEPALNCDAALLSPSTGIIDSHAYMLALRGDAEEAGAAYAFHTPLLHARANAGRIEIEAGGDAPMTLACSLLVNSAGLSAPAVARSIEGMPIEMIPCAYLAKGNYFSCSARAPFSRLIYPVPEPGGLGVHLTLDMAGQARFGPDVEWVESIDYAVDPARAERFYPAIRRYWPTLPDGALMPSYSGIRPKIVPPAVATQDFLIQGPADHGVAGLINLFGIESPGLTSSLAIADHVGTLAER, encoded by the coding sequence ATGGACAAGGTCGATTGCGTCGTCATCGGAGCGGGGGTAGTCGGGCTCGCGATCGCGCGGCGCCTGGCCCAGGCGGGCCGCGAAGTGATCGTGCTCGAGGCCGCCGAGGGCATCGGCACCATCACCTCCTCGCGCAACAGCGAGGTGATCCACGCCGGCATCTATTACCGTGCCGGCAGCCTGATGGCGCAGATGTGCGTCAACGGCAAGCACGCGCTCTACCAGTATTGCCACGACCACGGCATCCCGCACCGCAATTGCGGCAAGCTGATCGTGGCGACGACGCCCAAGGAAACCGAAAAGCTGCAATCGATCCGCGCCCATGCGCAAGCCAATGGCGTCGACGACATGCAATTGTTGACGGGCAAAGCGGCACGCGAACTGGAGCCGGCGCTGAATTGCGATGCGGCGCTGCTTTCGCCGTCCACCGGCATCATTGACAGCCATGCCTACATGCTGGCGTTGCGGGGCGATGCGGAAGAAGCCGGCGCGGCTTACGCGTTTCACACTCCGCTGCTGCATGCCCGAGCCAATGCCGGCCGCATCGAAATCGAAGCCGGCGGCGATGCGCCGATGACGCTGGCGTGCAGCCTGCTCGTCAATTCGGCAGGCTTGAGCGCGCCCGCGGTCGCGCGCAGCATCGAGGGCATGCCGATCGAAATGATTCCCTGCGCCTATCTGGCCAAGGGCAATTATTTCAGCTGCAGCGCGCGAGCGCCGTTTTCACGCCTGATCTATCCGGTGCCGGAGCCCGGCGGGCTGGGCGTGCACCTTACGCTCGACATGGCCGGACAGGCCCGGTTCGGCCCCGACGTCGAATGGGTCGAGAGCATCGACTATGCGGTGGACCCTGCCCGCGCCGAGCGATTCTATCCCGCGATCCGGCGCTACTGGCCAACGCTGCCGGACGGCGCGCTGATGCCGAGCTATTCCGGAATCCGGCCGAAGATCGTGCCGCCGGCCGTCGCCACACAGGACTTTCTGATCCAGGGCCCTGCCGATCATGGCGTGGCCGGATTGATCAACCTGTTCGGTATCGAATCGCCAGGGCTGACGTCGTCGCTCGCGATCGCCGATCATGTCGGCACGCTGGCCGAACGCTGA
- a CDS encoding YdcH family protein, with protein sequence MALQAHLVELERKHKILENELHEALVHLSTDDLQIVELKRRKLMVKDQIERLKQTADETLH encoded by the coding sequence ATGGCTCTACAGGCGCATCTTGTTGAACTTGAACGTAAACACAAGATCCTCGAGAACGAATTGCACGAAGCGCTCGTGCACCTTTCCACAGACGACCTGCAAATTGTCGAGTTGAAGCGCCGCAAGCTAATGGTCAAGGACCAGATCGAGCGGTTGAAACAAACCGCCGACGAAACCCTCCACTAA
- a CDS encoding YdcH family protein, giving the protein MTDEDERELENELARLQQEHRDLDAAIDALHQSPAPDLLRLQRLKKRKLQLRDRIAFIEDQITPDIIA; this is encoded by the coding sequence ATGACCGACGAAGATGAGCGCGAGCTTGAAAACGAGCTCGCCCGCCTGCAGCAGGAGCATCGCGATCTCGATGCGGCGATCGACGCGCTGCATCAGTCGCCGGCACCGGACTTGTTACGGCTGCAACGACTGAAGAAGCGCAAACTGCAATTGCGCGACCGCATCGCCTTCATCGAAGATCAGATCACGCCTGACATCATCGCCTGA
- a CDS encoding GGDEF domain-containing protein codes for MKKRTRATASRAGKRPKSAASGRKSAPRRSSAPPSRPPAASNDTKATIRRLKVQLAQTQAQIEELQASADTDFLLGIPNRRGFERELNRAIAYIKRYRASGALVVLDVDRLKPINDTFGHAAGDQVLKAIVTALLAQVRASDVVGRLGGDEFALLLWNLSETDARAKAAALEEAIDRLTFVFDGRTITAGASAGVSVLDTHSEAGRALEAADSAMYVRKALRRHEAS; via the coding sequence ATGAAGAAAAGAACCAGGGCGACCGCCTCCAGGGCCGGAAAACGCCCCAAAAGCGCGGCTTCCGGGCGAAAATCTGCACCGCGGCGATCGTCGGCACCGCCCTCCCGGCCGCCGGCCGCCTCCAACGACACCAAGGCGACGATTCGCCGGCTGAAGGTGCAACTCGCCCAGACGCAGGCGCAGATCGAGGAACTTCAGGCCTCCGCCGATACCGACTTCCTGCTGGGTATCCCGAACCGGCGCGGCTTCGAGCGCGAGCTCAACCGCGCGATCGCCTACATCAAACGCTACCGCGCCTCTGGCGCCCTGGTCGTGCTCGACGTCGATCGCTTGAAGCCGATCAACGACACCTTCGGACACGCTGCGGGCGATCAGGTGCTCAAGGCCATTGTCACAGCGCTGCTGGCGCAGGTGCGCGCTTCCGACGTGGTCGGCCGGCTCGGCGGTGACGAGTTCGCGCTGTTGCTCTGGAATCTCAGCGAGACCGACGCCAGGGCCAAGGCGGCCGCGCTTGAAGAAGCGATCGATCGCCTCACCTTCGTGTTCGATGGCCGTACCATCACCGCAGGCGCCTCCGCAGGCGTCTCCGTTCTCGATACCCACTCCGAAGCCGGGCGCGCACTGGAAGCGGCCGACAGCGCCATGTATGTGCGCAAGGCGCTACGGCGGCATGAGGCGTCGTGA
- the purE gene encoding 5-(carboxyamino)imidazole ribonucleotide mutase: MTAPIAIIMGSQSDWETMRHAAETLAALGVDCEKRIVSAHRTPDRLFAFAKGAKAAGFKVIIAGAGGAAHLPGMAAALTELPVFGVPVESKALSGVDSLYSIVQMPAGVPVGTLAIGKAGAINAALLAAAVLALNDAPLAGRLAAWRKQQTDAVKERPEGSA; the protein is encoded by the coding sequence ATGACCGCACCGATCGCCATCATTATGGGCAGCCAGTCCGACTGGGAGACCATGCGCCACGCGGCCGAGACCCTGGCCGCACTCGGGGTCGACTGCGAAAAACGCATCGTTTCCGCCCACCGGACTCCGGACCGGCTGTTTGCCTTTGCCAAGGGCGCCAAGGCCGCCGGCTTCAAGGTGATCATCGCCGGCGCCGGCGGCGCGGCGCATCTGCCCGGCATGGCGGCGGCGCTGACCGAACTGCCCGTCTTCGGCGTTCCCGTCGAATCCAAGGCGCTGTCCGGTGTCGATTCGCTGTACTCGATCGTGCAGATGCCGGCCGGCGTTCCCGTCGGCACGCTGGCGATCGGCAAGGCCGGCGCCATCAACGCCGCCCTGCTCGCGGCCGCCGTGCTGGCGCTGAATGACGCACCGCTCGCGGGCCGGCTCGCCGCCTGGCGCAAGCAGCAGACCGACGCGGTCAAGGAGCGTCCGGAGGGTTCGGCGTGA
- a CDS encoding 5-(carboxyamino)imidazole ribonucleotide synthase yields MTASGKVKLKPGDTIGILGGGQLGRMLAMAAARLGLKCQVFSPDPDSPAFDVVLNATCAEYADVEALELFANDVDVITYEFENVPAATAMVLDARRPVLPAQKILETTQDRLIEKDFVKRLGIGTADYADVSSVETLQTAITRIGLPAVIKTRRFGYDGKGQAIIREGDDPAQVWEDLGTKSAILEAFVPYEREVSVIAARGADGTVECYDVTENEHRDHILKFSRVPAAISDELAAQARAVAEKIAHALDYVGVLGVELFVVAGNGGPHVLVNEIAPRVHNSGHWTLDGASVSQFEQHIRAIAGWPLAKPVRHGAVVMTNLIGDDILDYEQWLTVPGATVHLYGKGPPRPGRKMGHVTEVVPASNK; encoded by the coding sequence GTGACGGCTTCAGGCAAGGTGAAGCTGAAGCCGGGCGACACCATCGGAATTCTCGGCGGCGGACAATTGGGCCGGATGCTGGCCATGGCGGCAGCGCGCCTTGGCCTCAAATGCCAGGTGTTTTCGCCGGACCCGGACTCGCCCGCCTTCGACGTGGTGCTGAACGCGACCTGCGCCGAATATGCCGACGTCGAGGCGCTCGAGTTGTTCGCCAACGATGTCGACGTCATCACCTATGAATTCGAGAACGTACCGGCCGCCACCGCCATGGTGCTGGATGCGCGGCGTCCCGTGCTGCCGGCGCAGAAGATCCTGGAAACCACGCAGGACCGCCTGATCGAAAAGGATTTCGTCAAGCGGCTCGGCATCGGCACCGCCGACTATGCCGACGTATCGTCGGTGGAAACCCTGCAGACCGCCATTACCCGCATCGGCCTTCCCGCCGTGATCAAGACCCGCCGCTTCGGTTACGACGGCAAGGGCCAGGCGATCATCCGCGAGGGCGATGATCCGGCTCAAGTCTGGGAAGACCTCGGCACCAAATCCGCGATCCTCGAAGCCTTCGTTCCCTACGAGCGCGAGGTCTCCGTGATCGCCGCGCGCGGAGCCGACGGCACGGTCGAGTGTTACGACGTCACCGAAAACGAGCACCGCGATCACATCCTGAAATTCTCGCGGGTTCCGGCGGCGATTTCAGATGAGCTGGCGGCGCAGGCGCGTGCCGTCGCCGAGAAGATCGCCCATGCGCTCGACTATGTCGGCGTGCTCGGGGTCGAGTTGTTCGTCGTTGCCGGAAATGGCGGACCGCACGTGCTGGTCAACGAGATTGCGCCGCGGGTGCATAATTCCGGGCACTGGACGCTGGACGGCGCCTCGGTCTCGCAATTCGAGCAGCATATCCGCGCGATCGCCGGCTGGCCGCTCGCCAAGCCGGTTCGGCACGGCGCGGTCGTCATGACCAACCTGATCGGCGACGATATCCTCGACTACGAGCAGTGGCTGACGGTTCCCGGCGCCACCGTGCACCTCTACGGCAAAGGCCCGCCGCGGCCGGGCCGCAAGATGGGCCATGTCACCGAAGTGGTCCCGGCGAGCAACAAATAA
- the aqpZ gene encoding aquaporin Z yields MNTKKYAAEAIGTFWLTFAGCGSAVIAAGFPQVGIGLVGVSLAFGLSVVTMAYAIGHISGCHLNPAVTVGLAAGGRFPTGQILPYVIAQVIGAIVAAGVLYVIASGAPGFDLSKGFASNGYDAHSPGQYGMVACFITEVVMTMMFLFIIMGATHGKAPAGFAPLAIGLALVMIHLVSIPVTNTSVNPARSTGPALFVGGWALAQLWMFWVAPLIGGALGGVLYRWLSEEPVGVVEGVRTA; encoded by the coding sequence ATGAATACCAAAAAATATGCCGCTGAAGCGATCGGTACGTTTTGGCTCACTTTTGCGGGGTGCGGCAGCGCGGTCATTGCCGCCGGCTTTCCGCAGGTCGGGATAGGCCTGGTCGGTGTGTCTCTGGCGTTCGGGCTGAGCGTCGTGACCATGGCCTATGCGATCGGACACATTTCCGGCTGCCATCTCAATCCCGCCGTGACGGTCGGCCTCGCCGCCGGCGGCCGCTTTCCGACCGGTCAGATCCTGCCTTATGTGATCGCGCAGGTGATTGGCGCGATCGTTGCCGCAGGCGTGCTCTATGTGATCGCAAGCGGTGCGCCCGGCTTCGATCTGAGCAAGGGCTTTGCCTCCAACGGCTATGACGCGCATTCGCCCGGCCAGTACGGCATGGTGGCCTGCTTCATCACCGAGGTGGTGATGACCATGATGTTCCTGTTCATCATCATGGGCGCCACCCACGGCAAGGCGCCGGCGGGCTTTGCGCCGCTGGCGATTGGCCTCGCGCTGGTGATGATCCACCTCGTCAGCATTCCCGTCACCAACACGTCGGTGAATCCGGCGCGCAGCACGGGTCCCGCGCTGTTCGTCGGCGGCTGGGCGTTGGCGCAGCTCTGGATGTTCTGGGTAGCGCCACTGATCGGCGGAGCGCTGGGCGGCGTGCTCTATCGCTGGCTCAGCGAGGAGCCGGTCGGCGTCGTGGAAGGCGTAAGGACGGCCTGA
- the rpsU gene encoding 30S ribosomal protein S21: protein MQVLVRDNNVDQALKALKKKMQREGIFREMKLRGHYEKPSEKKAREKAEAVRRARKLARKKLQREGLLPMKPKPVFGAGPGGDRGGAGGRGGPGAGPRGPR from the coding sequence GTGCAGGTTCTCGTTCGCGATAACAATGTCGACCAAGCCCTCAAGGCGCTGAAGAAGAAGATGCAGCGTGAGGGTATTTTCCGCGAGATGAAGCTCCGCGGACATTACGAAAAGCCCTCCGAGAAGAAGGCCCGTGAAAAGGCTGAAGCCGTGCGCCGCGCACGCAAGCTGGCCCGCAAGAAGCTGCAGCGCGAAGGCCTGCTGCCGATGAAGCCGAAGCCGGTGTTCGGCGCCGGTCCCGGCGGCGACCGTGGTGGTGCCGGCGGTCGTGGTGGCCCGGGCGCAGGTCCGCGCGGACCGCGCTGA
- a CDS encoding tetratricopeptide repeat protein — MAVTDCNACSRASRLTAASVALLATVFALPLVGCSFDLGSWGSDKEKPQVLEQKPTGTISGQNVSDAQGHAARGQALVKAGKTEEALAEFDRALALDPYNVPALYGRGLIYQGEKQHEQAIADFTAANGLTPQRVEPLLARATSYLAIDKAKEAASDLDEAVQTDPNSAQAWSSRGVTYERLGDKAKAFTSYGRALALRPKDEAARSGLARTGG, encoded by the coding sequence ATGGCCGTTACGGATTGCAATGCCTGTTCCCGCGCCTCGCGCCTGACGGCCGCATCTGTCGCGCTGCTCGCAACCGTTTTTGCCCTTCCGCTCGTCGGCTGTTCGTTCGACCTGGGATCATGGGGATCGGATAAGGAAAAGCCGCAGGTCCTCGAACAGAAGCCGACCGGCACGATCAGCGGACAAAACGTCAGCGATGCACAAGGCCACGCGGCACGCGGCCAGGCACTCGTCAAGGCGGGCAAGACCGAAGAGGCGCTCGCGGAATTCGACCGCGCGCTCGCACTCGATCCCTACAACGTGCCGGCCCTGTATGGCCGCGGCCTGATCTATCAGGGCGAGAAGCAGCACGAGCAGGCGATCGCGGATTTCACCGCGGCCAATGGCCTGACGCCGCAACGGGTCGAGCCGCTGCTGGCGCGCGCCACCAGCTATCTCGCGATCGACAAGGCCAAGGAAGCCGCTTCCGATCTCGACGAGGCGGTGCAGACCGATCCCAACAGCGCGCAGGCCTGGTCGTCCCGTGGCGTCACCTATGAGCGGCTCGGCGACAAGGCCAAGGCGTTCACATCCTATGGCCGTGCGCTCGCGCTCCGGCCCAAGGATGAAGCCGCGCGAAGCGGGCTTGCGCGCACCGGCGGTTAA
- a CDS encoding cupin domain-containing protein translates to MLAAKSDIQVDTPEVRVTEWRLAPGSATGHHTHEMDYVIVPVTSGEMTIVAPNGERTKAQLGAGKSYFRKAGVQHDVLNETNSEIVFLEIELKP, encoded by the coding sequence ATGCTCGCCGCCAAATCCGACATTCAGGTTGATACCCCGGAAGTCCGCGTCACCGAATGGCGGCTGGCGCCGGGCAGCGCCACCGGCCATCACACCCACGAGATGGATTACGTGATCGTGCCGGTAACCTCGGGCGAGATGACCATCGTCGCGCCCAACGGCGAGCGCACCAAGGCACAGCTCGGAGCCGGCAAATCCTATTTCCGGAAAGCCGGTGTCCAGCACGACGTGCTGAACGAGACGAACAGCGAGATCGTGTTTCTGGAGATCGAGCTGAAGCCCTGA
- a CDS encoding calcium:proton antiporter, translating into MSAHGPMPRSAWIFPALAVLLFAVATVLGLDFTPSAGGLLFAAVLLAILFGTVFAAVHHAEVIAERVGEPYGTLLLTLAVTIIEVALISTIMLGVKPVPALARDTVFAVVMIVCNGLVGLCIFIGGLRYREQDFQVSGANLYLSVLFVLATITLVLPNYTLTTPGPVYSMAQLGFVSVVTLVLYGVFLYTQTIRHSDYFVSSGGDAAHGEAPLSNRMLALSVALLLVSLLAVVLLAKKFSLVVDVVTAMIGAPPAFAGVLVAVLVLLPESVAAIGAARKNYLQKSINLALGSSLATIGLTIPAVAVAAYVFDKPPLVLGLNTQEMVLLMLTFVISMLTFGTGRTNILFGLVHMVVFAVFLFMVFVP; encoded by the coding sequence ATGAGCGCACACGGACCGATGCCGCGATCGGCCTGGATCTTCCCTGCGCTGGCGGTGCTGCTGTTTGCCGTGGCCACCGTCCTTGGGCTCGACTTTACGCCGTCGGCCGGTGGGCTGCTGTTCGCGGCCGTGCTGCTGGCGATTCTGTTCGGCACGGTGTTCGCAGCTGTGCACCATGCCGAGGTGATCGCCGAGCGGGTAGGCGAACCGTACGGCACGTTGCTGCTGACGTTAGCGGTCACCATCATCGAGGTCGCGCTGATCTCGACCATCATGCTCGGCGTGAAGCCGGTGCCGGCGCTGGCGCGCGACACTGTGTTTGCGGTCGTGATGATCGTATGCAATGGGCTGGTCGGCCTCTGCATCTTCATCGGTGGGCTGCGCTATCGCGAGCAGGATTTCCAGGTTTCCGGCGCCAATCTTTACCTCAGCGTGCTGTTCGTGCTGGCAACGATAACGCTGGTGCTGCCGAACTATACGCTGACCACGCCGGGCCCGGTCTATTCGATGGCGCAGCTCGGGTTCGTCAGCGTCGTCACGCTCGTCCTCTACGGCGTATTCCTCTATACCCAGACCATCCGCCATAGCGATTATTTCGTCAGCAGTGGTGGGGATGCGGCACATGGCGAAGCGCCGCTGTCGAACCGGATGCTCGCGCTGAGCGTCGCGCTGCTTCTGGTGTCGCTGCTGGCAGTGGTGCTGCTGGCGAAGAAATTCTCGCTGGTGGTCGATGTCGTGACCGCGATGATCGGCGCGCCGCCGGCCTTTGCCGGCGTGCTGGTAGCGGTGCTGGTCCTGTTGCCGGAAAGCGTCGCGGCCATTGGGGCCGCCCGGAAGAACTACCTGCAAAAGAGCATCAATCTCGCACTCGGCTCCTCGCTCGCCACCATCGGGCTGACGATCCCGGCCGTCGCGGTTGCCGCCTACGTGTTCGACAAGCCGCCGCTGGTCCTCGGGCTCAACACCCAGGAGATGGTGCTGCTGATGCTGACTTTCGTCATCAGCATGCTCACCTTTGGCACCGGCCGGACCAACATCCTGTTCGGGCTGGTACATATGGTGGTGTTCGCCGTGTTCCTGTTCATGGTATTCGTGCCGTAG
- a CDS encoding alpha/beta hydrolase, producing MTALKWLLIIVSAGYVSVLLALFFAQRAVLYPAPTSARTAPAAAGFPEAEEHVLATADGERVIVWHVPARPGRPVVLYFHGNGDYLAGFFGRFRGLIADGIGIVALSYRGYAGSSGQPSEQGLLLDAAVAYAFTATRYSTDRIVTWGFSLGTGLAVAVAAEQPVGKLILEAPYTSIADVAASAFWFAPVRLLIRDRFHSDQRIPRIRVPLLVMHGALDPTIPVVFGERLFALANEPKRFVRLARGGHNDLDNFGAIEIARNFINLAKGSSMQGRLSPPNRLGT from the coding sequence ATGACCGCGCTGAAATGGCTGCTGATCATCGTTTCGGCGGGTTATGTCTCTGTTCTGCTTGCGCTGTTCTTCGCGCAGCGCGCCGTCCTGTATCCCGCTCCGACAAGCGCGCGCACGGCGCCCGCCGCGGCGGGCTTTCCCGAAGCCGAGGAACATGTCCTGGCCACGGCTGATGGCGAGAGGGTCATCGTCTGGCATGTTCCGGCGAGACCCGGGCGTCCGGTCGTCCTCTACTTCCATGGCAATGGCGATTATCTCGCCGGTTTCTTCGGCCGCTTTCGCGGCCTGATCGCCGACGGGATCGGGATCGTCGCGCTCTCCTACCGCGGTTATGCGGGCTCCAGCGGGCAGCCAAGCGAGCAGGGGTTACTGCTGGATGCCGCGGTCGCCTATGCCTTCACGGCAACGCGATACAGCACGGACAGAATAGTTACGTGGGGATTTTCCCTCGGCACCGGCCTGGCTGTCGCGGTGGCGGCCGAACAGCCGGTCGGAAAGTTGATTCTGGAAGCTCCCTATACGTCCATCGCGGACGTCGCCGCGTCGGCGTTCTGGTTTGCACCGGTGCGGCTATTGATCCGTGACCGGTTCCACTCGGACCAGCGCATTCCCCGGATCAGGGTTCCGCTGCTCGTGATGCATGGCGCGCTCGATCCCACGATACCCGTTGTGTTTGGTGAACGGCTGTTTGCGCTGGCGAACGAGCCGAAACGGTTCGTCCGCCTCGCCCGCGGCGGTCATAACGACCTGGACAATTTCGGCGCGATTGAAATCGCGCGGAATTTCATAAACCTTGCAAAGGGGTCGTCGATGCAGGGACGGCTTTCGCCCCCGAACCGGTTGGGAACCTGA
- a CDS encoding NAD(P)(+) transhydrogenase (Re/Si-specific) subunit beta: MNANLSAILYLVAGVLFILSLRGLSSPASSRQGNLFGMIGMAIAVATTLANHPPADTFAWILVILGIAIGAAIGAVIARRVPMTSMPELVAAFHSLVGMAAVLVAAGAFYAPEAFDIGTPGHIHAHSLIEMSLGVAIGALTFTGSVIAFLKLSARMSGAPIILPYRHAINIVLALALVFFIVGLVLSGSALDFWLIVIIALVLGVLMIIPIGGADMPVVISMLNSYSGWAAAGIGFTLGNSALIITGALVGSSGAILSYIMCHAMNRSFISVILGGFGGETAAAGGGSGEQKPAKLGSADDAAFIMKNASKVIIVPGYGMAVAQAQHALREMADLLKKEGVEVKYAIHPVAGRMPGHMNVLLAEANVPYDEVFELEDINSEFAQADIAFVIGANDVTNPAAEEDKTSPIYGMPVLQVWKAGTVMFIKRSLASGYAGIDNPLFYRDNTMMLLGDAKKVTENIVKGM; the protein is encoded by the coding sequence ATGAACGCCAATCTGTCTGCAATATTGTATCTCGTGGCGGGTGTGCTGTTCATCCTGTCGCTTCGCGGCCTGTCCAGTCCTGCGAGCTCCCGGCAGGGCAATCTGTTCGGCATGATCGGCATGGCGATTGCGGTCGCCACCACGCTCGCCAACCATCCGCCGGCTGACACTTTCGCCTGGATCCTCGTCATTCTCGGCATCGCGATCGGTGCCGCCATCGGCGCGGTGATCGCCCGCCGCGTGCCGATGACCTCGATGCCGGAACTGGTTGCGGCCTTCCACTCGCTGGTCGGCATGGCCGCGGTGCTGGTGGCGGCCGGCGCGTTCTATGCGCCTGAAGCCTTCGACATCGGAACGCCCGGCCACATCCATGCCCACAGCCTCATCGAAATGTCGCTTGGCGTCGCCATCGGCGCGCTGACCTTCACCGGCTCGGTGATCGCGTTCCTGAAGCTGTCGGCACGCATGAGCGGTGCACCGATCATCCTGCCGTACCGCCACGCCATCAACATTGTGCTGGCGCTCGCGCTGGTGTTCTTCATCGTCGGTCTGGTTCTGTCCGGAAGCGCGCTCGACTTCTGGCTGATCGTCATCATCGCGCTGGTGCTCGGCGTCCTCATGATCATTCCGATCGGCGGCGCCGACATGCCGGTCGTGATCTCGATGCTGAACTCCTATTCCGGCTGGGCCGCTGCCGGCATCGGCTTCACGCTCGGCAATTCCGCGCTGATCATCACCGGCGCGCTGGTCGGTTCCTCGGGCGCGATCCTGTCCTACATCATGTGCCACGCGATGAACCGTTCCTTCATCTCGGTCATCCTCGGCGGCTTCGGCGGCGAGACGGCGGCAGCGGGCGGCGGTTCCGGCGAACAGAAGCCGGCAAAACTCGGCTCGGCCGACGATGCCGCCTTCATCATGAAGAACGCCTCGAAGGTCATCATCGTGCCCGGCTACGGCATGGCGGTGGCGCAGGCGCAGCACGCGTTGCGCGAGATGGCCGACCTGTTGAAAAAGGAAGGCGTCGAGGTGAAGTACGCGATTCACCCGGTGGCGGGCCGCATGCCCGGCCACATGAACGTGCTGCTCGCCGAGGCCAACGTGCCCTATGACGAGGTGTTCGAGCTCGAGGACATCAACTCCGAATTCGCCCAGGCCGACATCGCCTTCGTGATCGGCGCCAACGACGTCACCAACCCGGCGGCGGAAGAAGACAAGACCTCGCCGATCTACGGCATGCCGGTGCTGCAGGTCTGGAAGGCCGGCACCGTGATGTTCATCAAGCGCTCGCTGGCGTCTGGTTATGCCGGCATCGACAATCCGCTGTTCTATCGCGACAACACCATGATGCTCCTTGGTGACGCCAAGAAGGTCACCGAGAATATCGTCAAGGGGATGTAA
- a CDS encoding proton-translocating transhydrogenase family protein, whose protein sequence is MEHVAQVVDPFVFRLSIFVLAVFVGYFVVWSVTPALHTPLMSVTNAISSVIVVGALLAGGVANVSSGSGWARGFGFVALVFACINIFGGFLVTQRMLAMYKKKAK, encoded by the coding sequence ATGGAGCATGTCGCTCAAGTCGTCGATCCCTTCGTATTCCGGCTGTCGATTTTCGTTCTCGCCGTCTTCGTCGGCTATTTCGTGGTCTGGTCGGTGACCCCTGCGCTGCACACGCCGCTGATGTCGGTGACCAACGCCATCTCCTCGGTGATCGTGGTCGGCGCGCTGCTTGCGGGCGGCGTCGCTAATGTTTCAAGCGGCAGCGGTTGGGCGCGCGGCTTCGGCTTCGTCGCGCTGGTCTTCGCCTGCATCAATATCTTCGGCGGCTTCCTTGTCACCCAGCGCATGCTGGCGATGTACAAGAAGAAAGCCAAGTGA